A portion of the Adhaeribacter radiodurans genome contains these proteins:
- a CDS encoding IS5 family transposase encodes MVNALFYLVKTGCQWRLLPVGFAPWPVVYYYFKRWREDGRWEEILDLVREKTRKQAGKMIQPTAACLNCQSVKTSLKGGERGIDGNKKVKGRKRHLLTDTNGLIMGIKVHPANEHESKSAMALLQTVKYKYDQLKTIFADKAYRSQLLEQVKQEFGWQINIITKQPDKKGFQLLPKRWVIERTFAWFEPYRRLAKDFELLPASAEAWIQISAIRLMSNRI; translated from the coding sequence ATCGTCAATGCCCTGTTTTATTTAGTAAAAACGGGTTGCCAGTGGCGCCTTTTACCAGTAGGCTTTGCACCCTGGCCCGTGGTATACTACTACTTTAAACGCTGGCGGGAGGATGGAAGGTGGGAGGAAATATTGGATTTAGTCCGTGAAAAGACCCGGAAACAAGCCGGAAAAATGATTCAGCCCACGGCTGCCTGCCTCAACTGCCAGTCCGTGAAGACGAGTTTAAAAGGCGGAGAAAGGGGGATTGATGGCAACAAGAAGGTGAAAGGCCGCAAAAGACACCTGCTGACCGATACCAATGGGTTGATTATGGGAATTAAAGTACATCCGGCCAATGAACACGAAAGTAAATCCGCCATGGCCTTGCTGCAAACTGTTAAGTATAAGTATGATCAGCTAAAAACCATTTTTGCCGATAAGGCTTACCGCAGTCAGCTTTTGGAGCAAGTTAAACAAGAGTTTGGGTGGCAAATAAACATCATTACGAAACAGCCAGACAAAAAAGGCTTTCAACTCCTGCCCAAACGCTGGGTCATAGAACGAACTTTTGCCTGGTTTGAACCTTATAGAAGATTAGCCAAAGACTTTGAACTTTTACCTGCTTCTGCGGAAGCTTGGATTCAAATATCGGCTATCAGGCTTATGAGTAATAGAATTTAA
- a CDS encoding LytR/AlgR family response regulator transcription factor, giving the protein MQVLIIEDEPLGVERLEIQLKEIDPFIQIIGITESIQSSVTWLEQHAPPDLIFMDIELADGQSFEIFRKVIVTSPVIFTTSYDEYALQAFKVNSIDYLLKPIKKEELRHSIQKFRQLKQLYGQGPSLDIEKLVIGLKQQQPKEYRSRFLVKQGQRYVSVEVAEIAYFYVEERLTFFKTWNKIRYVVDYSLDELEKMLSQEDFNRINKSFIVHIKAIAHIHSYFHGKLKLELSPSLDKEVLVSRESATSFKRWMGK; this is encoded by the coding sequence ATGCAAGTATTAATTATTGAGGATGAACCCTTAGGAGTCGAACGGCTGGAAATTCAGTTAAAAGAAATAGATCCTTTCATTCAAATTATAGGGATAACCGAAAGCATCCAGTCTTCGGTAACGTGGTTAGAGCAGCATGCCCCACCCGATCTGATTTTTATGGATATAGAACTGGCGGATGGGCAAAGCTTTGAAATATTCCGGAAAGTGATTGTCACTAGTCCGGTTATTTTCACTACTTCTTACGATGAATACGCCCTCCAAGCATTCAAAGTAAATAGTATTGATTATCTGTTGAAACCAATTAAAAAAGAGGAACTCCGCCACAGCATTCAAAAATTCCGGCAACTCAAACAACTATATGGGCAAGGGCCATCCTTGGATATTGAAAAATTGGTGATTGGGCTGAAGCAGCAACAGCCGAAAGAGTATCGCAGCCGCTTTCTGGTAAAACAAGGTCAGCGGTATGTATCGGTAGAAGTAGCAGAAATAGCCTATTTTTATGTGGAAGAACGTCTTACTTTTTTTAAAACCTGGAATAAAATCAGATATGTAGTAGATTATTCACTAGATGAACTGGAAAAAATGCTTTCGCAGGAAGACTTTAACCGAATTAACAAATCATTTATTGTTCATATTAAAGCTATAGCTCATATTCACAGCTACTTTCACGGTAAATTAAAACTGGAGTTATCCCCTTCCCTGGATAAAGAAGTGCTCGTGAGTAGGGAGAGTGCCACCTCTTTTAAGCGATGGATGGGAAAGTAA